From one Acidibrevibacterium fodinaquatile genomic stretch:
- a CDS encoding FmdB family zinc ribbon protein, producing the protein MPSYDYLCETCGPFTEARPMAEFAAPRPCPGCARAAPRALLSMPALAVMPASRRAAHATNERSANAPRRSHPSGCGCCAARPAKLAAESASPTARPWMLSH; encoded by the coding sequence ATGCCGAGCTATGATTACCTCTGCGAGACGTGCGGCCCGTTCACTGAGGCACGACCGATGGCGGAGTTCGCGGCGCCGCGGCCGTGTCCGGGCTGCGCGCGTGCCGCGCCGCGCGCCTTGCTCTCGATGCCGGCGCTCGCGGTGATGCCGGCGTCTCGGCGAGCCGCTCACGCGACCAATGAGCGGAGCGCCAATGCACCGCGCCGGAGCCATCCCTCGGGCTGCGGCTGCTGCGCCGCGAGACCGGCAAAACTCGCGGCGGAATCGGCCTCGCCCACCGCGCGCCCATGGATGTTGAGCCATTGA
- the urtE gene encoding urea ABC transporter ATP-binding subunit UrtE: MLSVSALRAGYGQSEVLHGLDFSVSAGEIVAVMGRNGMGKSTLMKTLIGVLPIGGGEIVLDEVSLNDHKTHQRVARGLAYVPQGRMIFPAMTVVENIETGLVVRGGGAVPQDIYRLFPVLEEMRGRRGGNLSGGQQQQLAIARALATNPKMLLLDEPTEGIQPSIIRDLARTLKRIRDERGLAILVSEQVLSFALDVVDRLFVLEGGRIVHTALRAEVDEAEVARFLAV; encoded by the coding sequence ATGCTGAGTGTTTCCGCATTACGCGCTGGCTACGGCCAAAGCGAGGTGTTGCACGGCTTGGATTTCAGCGTCTCGGCAGGCGAAATCGTCGCCGTGATGGGGCGGAATGGCATGGGCAAGTCGACGCTTATGAAGACCTTGATCGGTGTGCTGCCAATCGGCGGGGGTGAGATCGTACTCGATGAGGTTTCGCTCAACGACCACAAGACGCATCAGAGAGTGGCCAGAGGTTTAGCTTATGTGCCGCAGGGGCGGATGATTTTTCCGGCGATGACGGTCGTCGAGAATATCGAAACTGGTCTCGTGGTGCGGGGGGGAGGGGCCGTTCCGCAAGATATTTACCGGCTATTCCCGGTCCTCGAGGAAATGCGTGGGCGGCGCGGCGGCAATCTGTCCGGTGGGCAACAGCAGCAACTCGCGATTGCCCGGGCGCTCGCGACCAATCCGAAGATGCTGCTTCTCGACGAGCCGACGGAGGGAATACAACCTTCGATCATTCGCGACCTAGCGCGCACCCTCAAGCGGATTCGTGACGAGCGCGGTCTTGCCATCTTGGTTTCGGAGCAGGTCTTGAGCTTCGCTCTTGACGTCGTCGATCGACTTTTCGTGCTCGAAGGCGGTCGGATCGTCCACACGGCGTTGCGCGCCGAAGTCGACGAGGCCGAAGTTGCCCGTTTTCTCGCCGTCTGA
- the urtB gene encoding urea ABC transporter permease subunit UrtB has protein sequence MLLGYSFADLGAIFAMQGFAGLVLFSVFVLMALGLAIIFGQMGVINMAHGEFMILGAYVTFLISKLFAAFLPGAFAIYFFLAIVLAFVASGALGIVVEWLLIRHLYRRPLDTLLATWGLSLILQQIYRSIFGAREVGVELPNWMMGSLHLTDAIEIPINGLIVMAITTLITAAVYYLIFHAPWGRKVRAVMQNRVMAGAVGIDAGRVDRLTFALGCGIAGVAGSAFTMIGSTSPTAGQLYIVDTFLIVVFGGAQSLIGTIASAFTISQARSTMEFFLSGSMAQVVVLLLVVGILMLRPQGLFVLKLRR, from the coding sequence ATGCTCTTGGGTTATTCGTTCGCCGATCTTGGCGCGATCTTCGCGATGCAGGGGTTCGCCGGGCTCGTCTTGTTCTCGGTGTTCGTGCTGATGGCCCTTGGCCTTGCCATCATTTTCGGCCAGATGGGCGTGATCAATATGGCGCATGGGGAGTTCATGATCCTCGGCGCCTACGTCACATTTCTGATCTCGAAGCTGTTCGCGGCGTTTCTCCCGGGTGCTTTTGCGATCTACTTCTTTCTCGCGATCGTACTTGCCTTTGTCGCCTCTGGCGCGCTCGGCATAGTGGTCGAATGGCTCTTGATCCGCCATCTCTATCGCCGTCCCCTCGATACATTGTTGGCGACATGGGGGCTCAGTCTCATCCTGCAGCAAATCTATCGTAGCATTTTCGGCGCGCGCGAAGTCGGCGTCGAATTGCCAAACTGGATGATGGGTTCGCTGCATCTGACGGACGCGATTGAAATCCCGATCAACGGGCTGATCGTGATGGCAATCACGACGCTCATCACCGCCGCCGTATACTACTTGATCTTTCACGCGCCTTGGGGCCGGAAAGTGCGCGCGGTGATGCAAAACCGCGTCATGGCCGGCGCCGTCGGGATTGACGCCGGGCGCGTCGATCGGCTGACCTTTGCTCTTGGTTGCGGCATCGCCGGTGTGGCCGGTAGTGCGTTCACGATGATCGGCTCGACTAGCCCGACCGCCGGGCAGCTTTACATCGTCGACACGTTTCTCATCGTCGTGTTCGGTGGCGCGCAGAGCTTGATCGGTACCATTGCCTCTGCGTTCACCATCTCGCAGGCGCGCTCGACGATGGAATTTTTTCTCAGCGGCTCGATGGCGCAAGTGGTCGTTCTTCTGCTCGTCGTCGGCATTCTGATGCTGCGCCCACAAGGTCTTTTCGTTCTCAAGCTACGCCGCTGA
- the fmdA gene encoding formamidase — protein sequence MTDTIIKVDLSQTPYENDMIHNRWHPDIPMVATVKPGADFIVECYDWTGGFIKNNDSAADVRDIDLSIVHFLSGPIGVAGAEPGDLLVVDILDIGVFPHNSWGFNGFFSKKNGGGFLTEHFPEAQKSIWDIKGMFTRSRHVPGVGFAGLVHPGLIGCLPSASLLETWNAREATLIATNPSRVPPLANPPFAATAHLGRLKGDARAAAAATGARTVPPREHGGNCDIKDLSRGAKVFFPVYVNGAGLSMGDLHFSQGDGEITFCGAIEMPGWIHLKVEVIKDGMAKYGIKTPIFKPSPIKPQYDDYLIFEGISVDEAGEQHYLDVNVAYRQACLNAISYLQKFGYSAAQAYAILGTAPVQGHISGVVDIPNSCATLWLPTGIFDFDINPGAAGPQKMIAGDVDVPLAPDL from the coding sequence ATGACCGATACCATCATCAAAGTCGACCTTTCGCAGACCCCCTACGAAAATGATATGATTCACAATCGCTGGCATCCTGACATTCCAATGGTGGCGACCGTCAAGCCGGGGGCAGACTTCATCGTCGAGTGCTATGACTGGACCGGCGGCTTCATCAAGAACAACGATTCCGCCGCGGATGTGCGTGATATCGACCTTTCGATCGTGCATTTCTTGAGCGGTCCGATTGGCGTCGCGGGCGCCGAGCCCGGTGACCTGCTCGTCGTTGATATTCTCGATATTGGCGTGTTTCCGCACAATAGCTGGGGCTTCAATGGGTTTTTCTCAAAGAAGAACGGCGGCGGATTTCTCACCGAGCATTTCCCGGAGGCGCAAAAATCGATCTGGGATATCAAGGGCATGTTCACCCGCTCGCGCCATGTGCCGGGGGTGGGATTTGCCGGGCTGGTCCACCCAGGATTGATCGGCTGCCTGCCGTCGGCATCGTTGCTCGAGACATGGAATGCGCGCGAAGCGACGCTGATCGCGACTAACCCGTCGCGCGTGCCACCACTTGCCAATCCGCCTTTTGCCGCAACCGCCCATCTTGGCCGTCTCAAGGGTGACGCGCGTGCTGCGGCGGCCGCCACCGGCGCGCGCACCGTGCCGCCGCGCGAACACGGCGGCAATTGCGACATCAAGGATCTTTCGCGTGGCGCCAAGGTCTTTTTCCCCGTCTACGTGAACGGCGCGGGGCTCTCGATGGGGGATCTCCATTTCAGCCAGGGTGACGGCGAGATCACCTTTTGCGGCGCCATCGAAATGCCGGGTTGGATTCACCTCAAGGTGGAAGTGATCAAGGACGGCATGGCAAAATACGGTATCAAAACCCCAATCTTCAAGCCGAGCCCGATCAAGCCGCAATATGATGATTACCTGATTTTCGAAGGGATTTCGGTCGACGAAGCGGGTGAGCAGCATTATCTCGACGTCAACGTCGCCTATCGACAGGCGTGCCTGAATGCAATCTCCTATCTGCAGAAATTTGGCTATTCCGCGGCGCAGGCCTATGCCATTCTCGGCACTGCGCCGGTGCAGGGACATATCAGCGGGGTCGTTGATATTCCGAATTCGTGCGCGACTTTGTGGTTGCCGACGGGGATTTTCGATTTTGATATCAATCCGGGCGCGGCCGGCCCGCAAAAGATGATCGCGGGGGATGTCGACGTGCCACTCGCGCCGGATCTTTGA
- the urtA gene encoding urea ABC transporter substrate-binding protein, with product MSDYESEPSPPSATRRRLLQGMAALPALGLLPRVAHADTPPTAVVNTTGLAVTDDTVTVGILHSVTGTMAISETGSVEAEKLAIDQINAQGGVLGRKIKFIQEDGASDWPTFAEKARKLLVQDKCAAVFGCWTSASRKAVLPVFEQYNGMLYYPTFYEGLEQSKNVIYTGQEATQQILAGLNWVTKEKGAKTFYLLGSDYIWPRTSNKIARKHIENHMKGTKVVGEDYFPLGHTQFNSVINKMKLVKPDVIYAIIVGGSNVAFYKQLKAAGVDLNKQTLMTISVTEDEILGIGGENIAGAYACMKYFQSLKNPNNEKFVPAFKAMWGQQSVIGDVTQAAYLGPWLWLLTAQKANSFDIDKIAAASPGVEFLGAPEGYVRIHENHHLWSRTRVGRARTDGQYDVIYETPDLMEPNPFPVGYQ from the coding sequence ATGTCCGATTACGAGAGCGAGCCATCACCCCCCTCCGCAACCCGGCGTCGGCTGCTTCAGGGAATGGCGGCGCTGCCGGCACTCGGTTTGCTGCCGCGCGTCGCCCACGCCGATACGCCGCCGACCGCCGTCGTCAACACGACTGGCCTCGCCGTCACTGACGACACCGTCACGGTCGGCATTCTTCATTCCGTCACCGGCACTATGGCGATCAGCGAGACCGGATCGGTGGAAGCGGAGAAGCTGGCGATCGACCAAATCAATGCGCAAGGCGGCGTGCTTGGGCGAAAAATTAAGTTCATCCAGGAAGATGGTGCGAGCGACTGGCCGACCTTCGCTGAAAAAGCGCGCAAGCTGCTCGTCCAAGACAAATGCGCCGCGGTGTTTGGCTGCTGGACGTCGGCTTCGCGCAAGGCGGTGCTGCCGGTGTTCGAGCAATATAATGGCATGCTCTACTACCCGACCTTCTACGAGGGCCTGGAGCAGTCGAAAAACGTGATCTATACTGGCCAGGAAGCCACGCAGCAAATTCTCGCCGGACTGAACTGGGTTACCAAGGAGAAGGGTGCCAAAACCTTCTATCTTCTTGGTTCTGATTATATCTGGCCGCGCACCTCCAACAAGATCGCCCGCAAACACATCGAAAATCATATGAAGGGCACGAAGGTCGTCGGCGAGGATTATTTCCCGCTTGGCCACACCCAGTTCAATTCCGTCATCAACAAGATGAAGCTGGTCAAGCCGGATGTGATCTATGCGATCATCGTTGGCGGCTCCAACGTCGCGTTCTACAAGCAGCTCAAGGCCGCCGGCGTCGATCTGAACAAACAGACTCTGATGACGATCTCAGTGACCGAGGACGAGATTCTCGGTATTGGCGGCGAGAATATCGCTGGTGCCTATGCCTGCATGAAGTATTTCCAATCCCTGAAGAATCCCAACAACGAAAAATTCGTACCGGCTTTCAAAGCGATGTGGGGGCAGCAAAGCGTCATCGGCGACGTGACACAAGCCGCCTATCTCGGCCCTTGGCTCTGGCTACTCACCGCCCAGAAGGCTAACAGCTTCGATATCGACAAGATCGCTGCCGCCTCACCGGGGGTCGAGTTCCTGGGCGCGCCGGAGGGTTATGTGCGCATCCACGAAAATCACCATCTCTGGAGCCGCACCCGAGTCGGGCGGGCGCGCACTGACGGCCAGTATGACGTGATCTATGAAACGCCGGATCTGATGGAACCCAATCCGTTTCCGGTCGGCTACCAGTAG
- a CDS encoding response regulator transcription factor — MTPPLRTIVLVVDDSPGTLGLLNDTLEAAGYTVLLAPSGQAALDAVSHATPDIILLDALMPGLDGFETCRRMKRLPGLAAVPVIFMTALSETEHVLAALAAGGVDYVTKPVAPAEVVARVGVHLANARLTRSAHQALDAAGRYLLAIDRAGHVVWSTPQAAALLGNTTAAPASLPPEIVAWALHQTSGAATPGRSVTIAGDRVEISYVGRIAADEILLRLTPGAAAGDLETRLRTQFGLTPREAEVLLWIGHGKSNRDIADILGLSPRTVNKHLEAIYAKLGVENRAAAAAITVQALADSLRGIAFE, encoded by the coding sequence GTGACGCCGCCGCTCCGCACCATCGTGCTCGTGGTCGACGACTCGCCAGGGACGCTCGGCTTGCTCAATGATACCCTGGAGGCCGCCGGTTACACCGTGCTGCTCGCCCCCTCCGGACAAGCCGCCCTCGACGCCGTGAGCCATGCGACACCCGACATCATCCTGCTCGATGCCTTGATGCCGGGCTTGGACGGGTTCGAGACCTGCCGACGCATGAAACGCCTGCCCGGGCTTGCCGCGGTGCCGGTGATTTTCATGACCGCGCTCAGCGAGACCGAACACGTGCTGGCAGCACTCGCCGCCGGCGGGGTCGATTACGTCACCAAGCCGGTGGCGCCGGCCGAGGTAGTGGCGCGGGTCGGCGTTCATCTCGCCAATGCCCGCCTCACGCGGAGCGCGCATCAGGCGCTGGATGCCGCCGGACGCTATCTGCTGGCGATCGACCGCGCCGGCCACGTGGTTTGGAGCACACCGCAGGCCGCTGCCCTGCTTGGCAACACCACGGCCGCGCCAGCGTCCTTGCCGCCGGAGATCGTCGCCTGGGCTCTGCATCAGACATCCGGCGCCGCAACGCCAGGGCGAAGCGTTACCATCGCCGGCGACAGGGTGGAAATTTCGTATGTTGGACGCATCGCCGCCGATGAGATTCTGCTTCGCCTCACCCCTGGTGCCGCCGCCGGGGACTTGGAAACCCGGCTCCGCACTCAGTTCGGGCTCACGCCGCGCGAGGCCGAGGTGCTGCTCTGGATCGGGCATGGCAAGTCCAATCGCGACATCGCCGATATTCTCGGCCTCAGCCCGCGCACGGTGAACAAGCATCTCGAAGCCATTTACGCCAAGCTCGGCGTCGAAAACCGCGCTGCCGCCGCGGCGATCACGGTGCAGGCGCTCGCGGACAGCCTCAGGGGAATCGCATTTGAATAG
- the urtD gene encoding urea ABC transporter ATP-binding protein UrtD, with the protein MNAATDFLLAVEGVSVSFDGFKAVDDLSFYVDQNEIRVIIGPNGAGKTTVLDLICGRTHASAGSVRFQGRELTRLPEHQIVRAGVGRKFQTPSIYEDLTVFENLEISFPRGRNVFGALAFRRDHVVRERVQEIAGMVFLDAMLAERAENLSHGQKQWLEIGMLLVQDPLLLMLDEPVAGMSVSERKKTVELLHRIIGGRAVLVIEHDMGFVADIAHRVTVLHQGKVISEGSLDHVKADPKVVEVYLGH; encoded by the coding sequence ATGAACGCGGCGACCGATTTCCTGCTCGCGGTCGAAGGCGTAAGCGTCTCCTTCGACGGATTCAAAGCGGTCGACGACCTTTCCTTCTATGTCGATCAAAACGAGATCCGTGTCATCATCGGCCCCAATGGCGCTGGCAAGACCACCGTTCTCGACCTGATTTGCGGGCGCACCCATGCCAGCGCCGGATCGGTGAGATTCCAGGGGCGTGAGCTGACGCGGCTTCCCGAGCACCAGATCGTTCGTGCTGGTGTTGGCAGAAAATTCCAGACGCCGTCGATTTACGAGGATCTCACGGTGTTCGAGAATCTCGAAATTTCCTTTCCTCGTGGGCGAAATGTTTTCGGGGCACTAGCGTTTCGCCGCGACCATGTGGTGCGAGAGCGTGTCCAGGAAATCGCTGGGATGGTTTTTCTCGACGCCATGCTCGCCGAGCGCGCGGAAAATCTTAGCCACGGGCAGAAGCAATGGCTAGAAATCGGTATGCTTTTAGTCCAGGATCCGTTGCTGCTCATGCTCGATGAGCCGGTCGCCGGCATGAGCGTGAGTGAACGCAAGAAAACCGTGGAATTGCTCCACCGCATCATCGGTGGCCGCGCCGTTTTGGTCATTGAACACGACATGGGATTCGTCGCCGATATCGCGCATCGGGTGACGGTTCTGCATCAGGGCAAGGTAATCTCTGAGGGTTCGCTCGACCACGTCAAAGCCGACCCCAAGGTCGTCGAAGTCTATCTTGGGCATTGA
- a CDS encoding ATP-binding protein, with the protein MKGPEPAARQRILRVRRDYNQWVANETLEDYALRFTAKRARRWSAARVANTALGNVSFLALEAIGGTITIDYGAANAAVAILLVGCLIFAAGLPIAIHAARAGVDIDLLTRGAGFGYIGSTLTSLIYASFTFIFFAIEAVILASILEACFGIPLWLGEIFCAVAVVPLVTHGFTFISRFQVWSQPLWIFLHLLPFVAIALGGHGTFTAWRGYGGGFDPLRIGAAGSVVFSLIAQIGEQVDFLRFLPPKPVGRGRVRWWCALIAGGPGWIIPGMLKLLAGSFLATLALHHGLAPALAAQPVGMYRVAFGYVFAQPTAALVLASIFIVISQFKINVANAYAGSIAWSNFFARLTHSHPGRVVWLIFNIVIALLLMELGVYQTIERTLALYSGVAAAWMGALVADLVVNKPLRLSPPVIEFKRAHLHDINPVGVGGMLLGGALAACAYGGLFGRLLQALSPFLGFAGAFAAAPLIAWASGGRFYLARKPRAGWAGSGERACVICGHAFEPEDMAFCPAYTGPICSLCCSLDARCGDSCKPRAARGFSLLAAPLRLILPAEATAMLGRPLARYLAIVTVFALALAGILSALYSQTAAPFPAMEAAIAAAFRKVFFVLLVIAGVVVWLLVLALESRRVAQEESRRQTELLMQEISAHRRTDAKLQKAKEAAEAANHAKSRYVVGISHELRTPLNAILGYAQLLEADATIPPARQGAIRVMRQSAEHLAGLIEGLLDISKIEAGRIELYRDEVRLGEFLDQIATLFRPQAEARGIRFIHSRPEHLPEAVFTDERRLRQILINLLSNAIKFTTAGDVAFHFRKRGSVAEFEIADTGCGIAEADRERIFEPFQRVEARHLAATPGIGLGLTITRLLVQIMGGEIAVESQPGAGSRFTVRLMLSAVRQPRRLQAKEKRPLGYAGRRRLVLVADDDPLHRRLMRDALAPLGFIVLEAGDGAESLRLAADCRPDAFLLDLSMPGISGWDLARRLRQSGHEAAAILIISANAGELRAGPPADHDSTRYHDDVLAKPVSIANLLTRLGACLALEWQEAPPPDSGLRRLALPPEVVAELTQLGRIGYVRGILGRLDEIADASPAAGLIDLRRAAAECRLDDFLALLAGAVPS; encoded by the coding sequence ATGAAAGGGCCGGAGCCGGCGGCGCGTCAGCGGATTCTTCGTGTCCGCCGTGACTATAATCAGTGGGTCGCGAACGAGACGCTGGAGGATTACGCGCTCCGCTTCACCGCCAAGCGGGCACGGCGGTGGTCGGCGGCGCGGGTCGCCAATACCGCGCTCGGCAATGTTTCCTTCCTCGCGCTCGAAGCGATCGGTGGCACCATCACCATCGACTATGGCGCCGCCAATGCGGCGGTCGCCATTCTTCTCGTCGGGTGCTTGATTTTTGCTGCCGGGCTGCCGATTGCGATCCATGCCGCGCGCGCCGGCGTCGATATCGATCTGCTGACCCGCGGCGCCGGTTTCGGCTATATTGGCTCGACGCTGACCTCGCTCATCTATGCTTCCTTCACCTTCATCTTCTTTGCGATCGAAGCGGTTATTCTCGCCAGCATCCTCGAAGCCTGTTTCGGCATTCCGCTCTGGCTCGGCGAGATTTTTTGCGCCGTCGCCGTGGTGCCGCTGGTGACCCACGGCTTCACCTTCATCAGCCGATTTCAGGTCTGGTCACAACCGCTTTGGATTTTTCTGCATCTTTTGCCGTTCGTTGCGATCGCGCTGGGTGGCCACGGGACCTTCACGGCGTGGCGCGGCTATGGTGGCGGGTTCGATCCGTTGCGCATTGGCGCGGCCGGTTCGGTGGTGTTTTCGCTGATCGCGCAGATCGGCGAGCAGGTCGATTTCCTGCGTTTCCTGCCTCCCAAGCCCGTCGGACGAGGCCGGGTCCGCTGGTGGTGCGCGCTCATCGCCGGCGGTCCGGGCTGGATCATTCCCGGGATGCTCAAATTGCTCGCGGGCTCGTTTCTCGCGACCCTCGCCCTCCATCATGGCCTGGCGCCGGCGCTGGCCGCGCAACCCGTCGGCATGTATCGTGTCGCCTTCGGTTATGTGTTCGCTCAGCCCACCGCGGCGCTCGTTCTTGCCAGCATCTTCATCGTGATTTCGCAATTCAAGATCAACGTCGCCAACGCCTATGCCGGCTCGATCGCATGGTCGAATTTCTTCGCCCGGCTGACCCATAGCCATCCCGGCCGCGTGGTTTGGCTGATCTTCAACATAGTCATCGCATTGTTGTTGATGGAGCTTGGCGTTTATCAGACCATCGAGCGGACCCTCGCCCTCTATTCCGGGGTTGCGGCGGCGTGGATGGGGGCGCTGGTCGCCGATCTCGTCGTCAACAAGCCGCTTCGCCTCAGCCCGCCGGTGATCGAATTCAAGCGTGCGCATCTGCATGACATCAATCCGGTTGGCGTCGGCGGCATGCTGTTAGGTGGCGCCCTCGCCGCCTGCGCCTATGGCGGGCTGTTCGGGCGGCTGTTGCAGGCGCTCTCACCTTTTCTCGGCTTCGCCGGGGCGTTTGCGGCGGCCCCTTTGATCGCCTGGGCGAGTGGCGGGCGTTTCTATCTTGCGCGGAAGCCAAGAGCCGGATGGGCAGGAAGTGGCGAACGCGCCTGCGTCATCTGCGGGCATGCGTTCGAGCCCGAGGACATGGCTTTCTGCCCCGCCTATACTGGGCCGATCTGTTCACTCTGCTGCTCGCTCGATGCGCGTTGCGGGGATAGCTGCAAGCCGCGCGCGGCGCGCGGGTTCAGTCTGCTCGCCGCACCCCTTCGGCTGATCCTGCCGGCGGAGGCGACCGCGATGCTGGGTCGGCCGCTCGCGCGCTATCTCGCCATCGTCACGGTTTTCGCCCTGGCGCTCGCCGGTATCTTGTCCGCGCTCTATTCGCAGACCGCGGCCCCGTTTCCGGCGATGGAGGCCGCGATTGCGGCGGCGTTCCGCAAGGTGTTTTTTGTTCTTTTGGTGATCGCCGGTGTCGTTGTCTGGCTGCTCGTGCTGGCGCTCGAGAGCCGGCGCGTGGCACAAGAAGAAAGCCGCCGCCAGACCGAACTTCTGATGCAAGAAATCAGCGCCCACCGGCGCACCGACGCCAAGCTGCAAAAGGCCAAGGAAGCGGCGGAAGCCGCCAATCACGCGAAAAGCCGCTATGTCGTTGGCATCAGCCATGAACTCCGCACGCCGCTCAACGCCATTCTCGGCTATGCGCAATTGCTCGAAGCCGATGCCACCATCCCGCCGGCGCGCCAAGGCGCCATCCGCGTCATGCGCCAGAGCGCCGAGCACCTCGCCGGCCTGATTGAGGGCCTGCTCGACATTTCCAAGATCGAGGCCGGGCGCATCGAACTTTACCGCGACGAGGTTCGCCTCGGCGAATTTCTCGACCAGATCGCGACTCTCTTCCGCCCCCAGGCCGAGGCACGCGGCATCCGCTTCATCCACAGCCGGCCGGAGCATCTGCCCGAAGCGGTGTTTACCGATGAGCGGCGGCTTCGCCAGATCTTGATCAATCTGCTTTCGAATGCGATCAAATTCACCACCGCCGGCGATGTCGCGTTTCATTTCCGGAAGCGTGGCAGTGTCGCCGAATTCGAGATCGCCGATACCGGGTGCGGCATCGCCGAGGCCGATCGCGAACGCATCTTCGAGCCCTTCCAGCGCGTCGAGGCACGGCATCTCGCGGCAACGCCAGGCATCGGCCTCGGCCTCACCATCACCCGGCTCCTGGTGCAGATCATGGGCGGCGAGATCGCGGTCGAGAGCCAACCGGGCGCCGGCAGCCGCTTCACGGTGCGGCTCATGCTCTCTGCCGTGCGCCAGCCGCGCCGCCTTCAGGCCAAGGAAAAGCGGCCGCTCGGTTATGCCGGGCGCCGACGGTTGGTGCTGGTCGCCGACGACGATCCGCTGCACCGGCGGCTGATGCGCGATGCCCTCGCGCCGCTCGGCTTCATCGTGCTCGAGGCCGGTGATGGCGCCGAATCGCTGCGCCTTGCCGCCGATTGCCGCCCCGATGCCTTTCTGCTCGACCTTTCGATGCCTGGCATCAGCGGCTGGGATCTGGCGCGGCGGCTCCGGCAATCCGGCCATGAAGCGGCGGCGATCCTGATTATCTCCGCCAATGCCGGAGAGTTGCGCGCCGGCCCGCCCGCAGACCACGACTCCACGCGGTACCACGACGATGTCCTTGCCAAGCCGGTGTCCATCGCGAATTTGCTCACCCGCCTCGGCGCTTGCCTTGCCCTTGAATGGCAGGAGGCGCCACCGCCTGACTCTGGCCTGCGCCGGCTCGCACTTCCCCCAGAGGTGGTTGCGGAGCTGACGCAGCTCGGCCGGATCGGCTATGTCCGGGGCATTCTCGGGAGACTCGACGAAATCGCGGATGCATCCCCCGCAGCCGGCCTCATTGATTTGCGTCGTGCCGCCGCCGAATGCCGGCTCGATGATTTTCTCGCCCTCCTCGCCGGCGCCGTGCCCTCGTGA
- the urtC gene encoding urea ABC transporter permease subunit UrtC — protein sequence MAENSYLARKDLLLILLFTALIMVLLPLILDPFRLNLIGKYLTYGFVAIGLVICWGDAGILSLGQGIFFGLGGYCMAMFLKLEASSVGATKIQSTPGIPDFMDWNQLTALPWFWRPFHSLAFALIAVPMVPMLLALVIGIAMFKRRVGGTYFAIITQAIAAILTILIIGQQGYTGGVNGITDLRTLKGWDIRTDHAKFVLYFVNAALLVLSLLVAQFVRRSKLGRILVAMREREDRVRFSGYDVAAFKIFAFCFAAAIAGIGGAMFTLQVGFMSPSFVGIVPSIEMVIFCAVGGRTSLLGALYGALAVNWAKTTFSEDMPQLWLLAMGALFIAVVVVFPNGLAGLYRDHLERRLGRIWRPQLRLAPTADAGKQGAGR from the coding sequence ATGGCCGAAAATTCCTATCTCGCCCGCAAGGATCTGCTGCTTATTCTTCTCTTCACCGCGTTGATCATGGTTTTGTTGCCGCTTATCCTGGACCCGTTTCGGCTGAATCTGATCGGGAAATACCTCACCTATGGTTTTGTCGCCATCGGGCTTGTGATCTGCTGGGGGGACGCCGGCATTCTCAGTCTTGGGCAGGGGATCTTTTTCGGCCTCGGGGGCTATTGCATGGCGATGTTTCTGAAGCTCGAGGCATCCAGCGTCGGTGCGACCAAAATTCAATCGACACCTGGAATTCCCGACTTCATGGACTGGAATCAACTTACTGCGCTCCCCTGGTTCTGGCGTCCCTTTCACAGTCTGGCCTTCGCGCTCATTGCCGTGCCAATGGTGCCAATGCTGCTAGCCCTCGTTATCGGGATTGCGATGTTCAAGCGCCGCGTCGGCGGCACCTATTTCGCCATCATCACCCAGGCCATTGCCGCGATCCTCACCATTCTGATCATCGGCCAGCAGGGCTATACCGGCGGTGTCAACGGCATAACCGACCTTCGCACGCTGAAAGGATGGGATATTCGAACCGATCACGCAAAATTCGTGCTCTATTTCGTCAACGCGGCTTTGCTCGTGCTTTCCCTCTTGGTCGCGCAATTTGTGCGGCGGAGCAAGCTTGGCCGAATCCTCGTCGCGATGCGTGAGCGCGAAGATCGTGTGCGCTTTTCAGGCTATGACGTCGCTGCCTTCAAGATTTTTGCTTTCTGCTTTGCCGCGGCTATCGCCGGAATTGGTGGCGCCATGTTCACCCTTCAGGTAGGGTTTATGTCACCCTCCTTCGTCGGGATCGTACCCTCGATCGAGATGGTGATATTCTGCGCCGTCGGTGGGCGGACATCGCTGCTCGGTGCGCTTTATGGCGCGCTTGCTGTGAATTGGGCGAAAACCACGTTTTCGGAGGACATGCCGCAACTCTGGCTGCTAGCCATGGGGGCACTGTTCATCGCCGTTGTCGTCGTGTTTCCGAACGGCCTTGCTGGTCTTTACCGCGACCATCTGGAGCGGCGCCTGGGACGGATATGGCGTCCGCAACTGCGGCTTGCGCCGACGGCCGATGCCGGCAAACAGGGAGCGGGGCGATGA